From a single Nicotiana tabacum cultivar K326 chromosome 8, ASM71507v2, whole genome shotgun sequence genomic region:
- the LOC107773442 gene encoding GDSL esterase/lipase At2g24560-like — translation MALQTFLFFFFALFFCNIIITNQTVMPNFTSILIFGDSTMDTGNNNYILTLVKANHLPYGKDYPNNIPTGRFSNGKLVPDMLAFLLNLKQNGVPPYLQPNLSTNELCTGINFASAGSGYDELTSTITSTIPISKQLEYFEEYLEKIKGVVGETKAEKIVKGALVIISCGTNDLVFNFYDIPTRRLQFSTVSKYQDFLLEKLQSFVKELYDLGCRMIVLNGLPPIGCLPVQMTTKSPLLRTCIENENSDAQLYNQKLKELLPQLQAQLPGSTILYADTYNPLLDLINNPQQYGFEETKRGCCGSGLLEAGPLCTSLSPVCSNTSQYVFFDSIHPTEATYYKLTEYLVKDFLSQISSSRSP, via the exons ATGGCACTTCAAaccttcttattcttcttctttgccCTTTTCTTTTGTAATATAATCATTACTAACCAAACAGTCATGCCAAATTTTACTTCCATTTTAATTTTTGGTGATTCCACAATGGATACAGGAAATAATAACTATATACTCACTTTAGTCAAAGCAAATCACTTACCCTATGGCAAAGATTATCCTAACAATATCCCAACAGGAAGATTTTCAAATGGAAAACTTGTTCCAGACATGTTAGCTTTCTTACTAAATCTCAAACAAAATGGTGTTCCACCATATTTACAGCCAAATTTATCAACAAATGAATTATGTACTGGAATTAATTTTGCATCAGCTGGTTCAGGATATGATGAATTAACTAGTACTATTACTAGTACAATTCCAATAAGTAAACAGTTAGAATATTTTGAGGAATATTTGGAGAAAATTAAAGGGGTTGTAGGAGAGACAAAAGCTGAAAAAATAGTGAAAGGTGCTTTGGTTATTATTAGTTGTGGAACTAATGACTTAGTTTTTAATTTCTATGATATACCCACAAGAAGACTTCAGTTCAGTACTGTAAGTAAATATCAAGATTTTTTGCTAGAAAAGCTGCAAAGTTTTGTCAAG GAACTTTATGATCTTGGATGCCGTATGATTGTACTGAATGGACTGCCTCCAATTGGTTGTCTTCCAGTTCAAATGACTACAAAATCTCCACTTCTTAGAACTTGCATAGAAAATGAGAATTCTGATGCTCAACTTTACAATCAAAAGCTTAAGGAATTGTTACCTCAATTGCAAGCACAACTCCCAGGAAGCACAATATTATATGCAGACACATACAATCCCCTATTAGACCTTATTAACAATCCACAACAATATG GATTCGAGGAAACTAAAAGAGGGTGCTGTGGAAGTGGATTACTTGAAGCTGGACCTTTGTGTACAAGTCTTTCACCAGTGTGTTCAAATACTTCACAATACGTATTTTTTGATAGTATTCATCCAACTGAAGCAACATATTATAAGCTTACTGAGTACTTGGTGAAGGATTTTCTCTCGCAAATCTCAAGCAGTCGCAGTCCTTGA